One Zeugodacus cucurbitae isolate PBARC_wt_2022May chromosome 3, idZeuCucr1.2, whole genome shotgun sequence genomic region harbors:
- the LOC105219371 gene encoding proline-rich protein 2 isoform X2 produces the protein MKIFLLLLALVVTSAHADVSHLSGDLQEDGYHYQQPSVPFPGAPSGNAIDDVEYQPRPQPQPQPSYPAPRPQPQPQPQPSYPAPRPQPQPQPQPSYPAPRPQPQPQPQPSYPAPRPQPQPRPQPSYPAPSQPTQPAPRPQPQPGRPAPAPQPGPEYLPPEQPQQPRPRPQPQPQPRPQPQPQPSYPAPRPQPQPQPQPSYPAPRPQPQPRPQPQPQPQPSYPAPQPQPQPRPQPQPRPQPQPAPGPEYIPPAGPTPGPTYQPRPQPPTPGPTYQPRPQLPTPGPTYQPRPQPQPKPSQPAKPGPEYLPPPGENEVGPSQPAPRPRPQPQPRPQPTQPAPRPSYPAPQPSYPAPQPSYPAPQPKQPEPTYPEGPGGPGGPSGPGGPGGPQGPGGPGGSYGPGGQGGPSGPGGPSGPGGPSGPGGPGGPSGPGGPGGPGGSYGPGGPGGPGSSGGPTGPSGPEAGSLGPDGYNYNKPSRAFSY, from the exons ATG aaaatatttcttctacTGCTGGCACTAGTTGTCACTAGTGCGCATGCTGATGTTTCACATTTGAGTGGTGACTTGCAGGAGGATGGTTATCATTACCAACAGCCTTCGGTGCCATTTCCAGGAGCTCCTTCGGGCAATGCCATAGATGATGTGGAATACCAACCAAGGCCACAACCACAGCCACAGCCATCATACCCAGCTCCTCGTCCACAGCCACAACCTCAACCACAGCCATCATATCCAGCACCACGCCCACAACCGCAACCACAACCACAGCCATCGTACCCAGCTCCTCGGCCACAGCCGCAACCACAACCACAGCCATCTTATCCAGCACCACGTCCACAGCCTCAGCCAAGACCTCAACCATCATATCCAGCTCCCTCACAGCCTACCCAGCCGGCCCCTCGCCCACAACCCCAGCCAGGTCGTCCGGCACCAGCCCCCCAACCAGGTCCAGAATATTTGCCTCCAGAGCAACCACAACAACCAAGACCACggcctcaacctcaacctcaaccacgccctcaacctcaacctcagcCCTCGTATCCAGCTCCAAGGCCTCAACCTCAACCACAACCACAGCCATCATATCCTGCTCCACGTCCTCAGCCACAACCACGTCCCCAACCACAACCTCAGCCTCAGCCTTCTTACCCAGCTCCTCAACCACAGCCTCAACCACGACCACAACCTCAACCACGACCGCAACCTCAGCCAGCTCCTGGTCCTGAGTATATACCACCAGCTGGACCAACTCCTGGCCCAACTTATCAACCCCGACCACAACCCCCCACTCCGGGGCCAACTTACCAACCACGTCCACAATTACCTACTCCTGGTCCAACATATCAACCGCGTCCACAGCCGCAGCCAAAACCATCACAGCCTGCCAAGCCTGGTCCAGAATATTTGCCACCTCCTGGCGAAAATGAAGTAGGCCCGAGCCAGCCAGCTCCTCGTCCACGCCCTCAGCCACAACCTCGCCCCCAACCAACACAACCAGCTCCTCGACCAAGCTATCCAgcacctcaaccttcatatcctGCTCCTCAGCCTAGTTATCCCGCACCACAGCCAAAACAACCAGAACCAACGTACCCAGAAGGTCCAGGTGGTCCAGGTGGTCCAAGCGGCCCAGGCGGTCCAGGAGGTCCACAAGGTCCTGGTGGTCCAGGCGGTTCATATGGCCCAGGCGGACAAGGAGGTCCCAGCGGTCCAGGTG GTCCCAGCGGTCCAGGTGGTCCCAGCGGTCCAGGAGGTCCCGGTGGTCCTAGTGGTCCAGGAGGCCCAGGTGGACCAGGCGGTTCATATGGTCCAGGTGGTCCAGGCGGTCCCGGCAGCTCTGGTGGCCCAACAGGACCTAGTGGTCCCGAAGCAGGATCTCTCGGACCTGATGGTTATAACTACAACAAACCATCTAGAGCCTTctcatattaa
- the LOC105219371 gene encoding basic proline-rich protein isoform X1: MKIFLLLLALVVTSAHADVSHLSGDLQEDGYHYQQPSVPFPGAPSGNAIDDVEYQPRPQPQPQPSYPAPRPQPQPQPQPSYPAPRPQPQPQPQPSYPAPRPQPQPQPQPSYPAPRPQPQPRPQPSYPAPSQPTQPAPRPQPQPGRPAPAPQPGPEYLPPEQPQQPRPRPQPQPQPRPQPQPQPSYPAPRPQPQPQPQPSYPAPRPQPQPRPQPQPQPQPSYPAPQPQPQPRPQPQPRPQPQPAPGPEYIPPAGPTPGPTYQPRPQPPTPGPTYQPRPQLPTPGPTYQPRPQPQPKPSQPAKPGPEYLPPPGENEVGPSQPAPRPRPQPQPRPQPTQPAPRPSYPAPQPSYPAPQPSYPAPQPKQPEPTYPEGPGGPGGPSGPGGPGGPQGPGGPGGSYGPGGQGGPSGPGGPSGPGGPQGPGGPGGSYGPGGPGGPSGPGGPSGPGGPGGPSGPGGPGGPGGSYGPGGPGGPGSSGGPTGPSGPEAGSLGPDGYNYNKPSRAFSY, from the exons ATG aaaatatttcttctacTGCTGGCACTAGTTGTCACTAGTGCGCATGCTGATGTTTCACATTTGAGTGGTGACTTGCAGGAGGATGGTTATCATTACCAACAGCCTTCGGTGCCATTTCCAGGAGCTCCTTCGGGCAATGCCATAGATGATGTGGAATACCAACCAAGGCCACAACCACAGCCACAGCCATCATACCCAGCTCCTCGTCCACAGCCACAACCTCAACCACAGCCATCATATCCAGCACCACGCCCACAACCGCAACCACAACCACAGCCATCGTACCCAGCTCCTCGGCCACAGCCGCAACCACAACCACAGCCATCTTATCCAGCACCACGTCCACAGCCTCAGCCAAGACCTCAACCATCATATCCAGCTCCCTCACAGCCTACCCAGCCGGCCCCTCGCCCACAACCCCAGCCAGGTCGTCCGGCACCAGCCCCCCAACCAGGTCCAGAATATTTGCCTCCAGAGCAACCACAACAACCAAGACCACggcctcaacctcaacctcaaccacgccctcaacctcaacctcagcCCTCGTATCCAGCTCCAAGGCCTCAACCTCAACCACAACCACAGCCATCATATCCTGCTCCACGTCCTCAGCCACAACCACGTCCCCAACCACAACCTCAGCCTCAGCCTTCTTACCCAGCTCCTCAACCACAGCCTCAACCACGACCACAACCTCAACCACGACCGCAACCTCAGCCAGCTCCTGGTCCTGAGTATATACCACCAGCTGGACCAACTCCTGGCCCAACTTATCAACCCCGACCACAACCCCCCACTCCGGGGCCAACTTACCAACCACGTCCACAATTACCTACTCCTGGTCCAACATATCAACCGCGTCCACAGCCGCAGCCAAAACCATCACAGCCTGCCAAGCCTGGTCCAGAATATTTGCCACCTCCTGGCGAAAATGAAGTAGGCCCGAGCCAGCCAGCTCCTCGTCCACGCCCTCAGCCACAACCTCGCCCCCAACCAACACAACCAGCTCCTCGACCAAGCTATCCAgcacctcaaccttcatatcctGCTCCTCAGCCTAGTTATCCCGCACCACAGCCAAAACAACCAGAACCAACGTACCCAGAAGGTCCAGGTGGTCCAGGTGGTCCAAGCGGCCCAGGCGGTCCAGGAGGTCCACAAGGTCCTGGTGGTCCAGGCGGTTCATATGGCCCAGGCGGACAAGGAGGTCCCAGCGGTCCAGGTGGTCCCAGTGGTCCAGGAGGTCCACAAGGTCCTGGTGGTCCAGGCGGTTCATATGGCCCAGGCGGACCAGGAGGTCCCAGCGGTCCAGGTGGTCCCAGCGGTCCAGGAGGTCCCGGTGGTCCTAGTGGTCCAGGAGGCCCAGGTGGACCAGGCGGTTCATATGGTCCAGGTGGTCCAGGCGGTCCCGGCAGCTCTGGTGGCCCAACAGGACCTAGTGGTCCCGAAGCAGGATCTCTCGGACCTGATGGTTATAACTACAACAAACCATCTAGAGCCTTctcatattaa